From one Rhizobium sp. CIAT894 genomic stretch:
- a CDS encoding glutamine synthetase family protein, with protein MASDRMDGKAWGGDPRFEILIVGMNGDLRGKQLPPGAEDKVWAGDIRLPTSTQSLDIWGDDNDDITGLSLTIGDPDGKVIPDRRSLAPMPWAPEGSMQVLATMHEFDGSPSFMDPRAILASILERYASRGLTPVVATELEFYVMSGDWRETGRPSPPESLTYRGEPNGFQLYDMSAVDALDGYLGTLRAYAKAQGLPAEATTAEFGPGQFEVNLLHRPDALAAADDCLYLKRIADQAARRHGLKSTCMAKPYSEHAGSGLHVHASVIDRQGRNILDAKGGEPKRLKSVAAGLLNSMREAQLIFAPFANSYRRFQPGSFAPVDLTWGSGHRGTAIRIPDKDGPAARIEHRVAGADANPYLLLTAILGGMLAGLDHELDPGEETTPSHTPANTTRLTHDFLNAVEAFRTSPFIADMFGARYQALYGDTKRKEALAHLRSVSDFDYRTYLPRL; from the coding sequence ATGGCGAGCGACAGGATGGACGGCAAGGCCTGGGGTGGCGACCCGCGTTTCGAAATCCTGATCGTCGGTATGAACGGCGATCTGCGCGGCAAGCAGCTGCCGCCGGGCGCAGAGGACAAGGTCTGGGCCGGAGACATCCGCCTGCCGACCTCGACGCAATCGCTCGACATCTGGGGCGACGACAATGACGATATCACCGGCCTGTCGCTGACGATCGGCGATCCCGATGGCAAGGTAATTCCCGACCGGCGCAGCCTGGCGCCGATGCCCTGGGCGCCCGAGGGCTCGATGCAGGTGCTCGCCACCATGCATGAATTCGACGGCAGCCCCAGCTTCATGGACCCGCGCGCCATCCTCGCCTCGATACTGGAACGTTATGCCTCGCGCGGCCTGACGCCTGTGGTGGCGACCGAGCTGGAATTCTACGTGATGTCGGGAGACTGGCGTGAGACCGGACGCCCCTCCCCGCCCGAAAGCCTCACCTATCGCGGCGAGCCAAACGGTTTCCAGCTTTACGACATGAGCGCCGTCGACGCGCTCGACGGCTATCTCGGGACGCTGAGGGCCTATGCGAAAGCGCAGGGACTGCCGGCGGAAGCGACGACGGCGGAGTTCGGTCCCGGCCAGTTCGAGGTCAACCTGCTGCACCGCCCCGATGCGCTGGCGGCCGCCGACGATTGCCTCTACCTCAAGCGTATCGCCGACCAGGCGGCGCGCCGGCACGGGCTGAAATCGACCTGCATGGCCAAACCCTATTCCGAGCATGCCGGCTCCGGCCTGCATGTGCATGCGAGCGTCATCGACAGGCAAGGCCGCAACATCCTCGATGCCAAGGGCGGCGAGCCGAAGCGGCTCAAATCGGTTGCTGCCGGGCTGCTCAACAGCATGCGCGAGGCGCAGCTGATCTTCGCCCCCTTCGCCAATTCCTACCGCCGCTTCCAACCGGGCTCGTTTGCGCCCGTCGACCTCACCTGGGGCAGCGGCCACCGCGGCACCGCGATCCGCATACCCGACAAGGACGGACCGGCCGCCCGCATCGAGCATCGCGTGGCCGGCGCCGACGCCAATCCCTATCTGCTGCTCACGGCAATCCTCGGCGGCATGCTCGCCGGTCTCGACCACGAACTCGACCCCGGCGAGGAGACGACGCCCTCGCATACGCCTGCGAACACCACGCGGCTGACACATGATTTCCTGAACGCCGTCGAGGCCTTCCGTACCTCTCCCTTCATCGCCGATATGTTCGGCGCGCGTTATCAGGCGCTCTATGGCGACACAAAGCGCAAGGAAGCGCTTGCGCATCTGCGCAGCGTCTCAGATTTCGACTATCGCACCTATCTGCCGCGGCTCTGA
- a CDS encoding diacylglycerol kinase family protein — MKLVGFFNRDGGTFRTTDMLAYEKRAEEAFRDAGHDFDAIVFSGKEIIPAMERAARRDDIDGIVAGGGDGTISAAASIAWKNGIALGVVPAGTMNLFARSLRVPLDIWQALDVLASGEIDNVDIASANGRPFIHQFSAGLHARMVRYRNAYSYRSRLGKIRASTKAALGVIFNPPEFEVEFQAAGMRERRRVSAISVSNNPFGENALLYADNLRSGELGFYTANPLKPLGVARLAVDMLRGKVRENADVMVMHPAEVQLHFPKLRSKANCVMDGELLPLERDVSIRLHPGELKVLVKQGLAAQVDAAERREPAA; from the coding sequence ATGAAGCTTGTAGGCTTTTTCAATCGCGACGGCGGCACCTTCCGGACCACCGACATGCTGGCCTACGAAAAGAGGGCGGAAGAAGCATTCCGCGATGCCGGGCACGATTTCGACGCCATCGTCTTCTCCGGCAAGGAGATCATTCCCGCCATGGAGCGGGCGGCCAGACGCGACGATATCGACGGCATCGTCGCCGGCGGCGGCGACGGCACGATCTCGGCGGCCGCATCGATCGCCTGGAAAAACGGCATTGCGCTTGGCGTCGTGCCCGCCGGCACGATGAACCTCTTTGCCCGCTCGCTGCGTGTGCCGCTCGATATCTGGCAGGCGCTTGATGTGCTTGCATCAGGCGAGATCGACAATGTCGATATTGCCAGCGCCAACGGACGGCCCTTCATCCACCAGTTTTCTGCCGGTCTGCATGCCCGCATGGTGCGCTATCGCAACGCCTACAGCTATCGCTCCCGATTGGGCAAGATCCGGGCGAGCACGAAAGCCGCCTTGGGCGTGATCTTCAATCCGCCGGAATTCGAGGTCGAGTTCCAGGCGGCCGGCATGCGCGAGCGCCGCAGGGTGTCGGCGATTTCGGTCTCCAACAATCCCTTCGGTGAGAACGCGCTGCTCTACGCCGACAATCTGAGAAGCGGCGAACTCGGCTTCTACACTGCAAATCCGCTGAAACCCCTCGGTGTCGCCCGCCTTGCCGTCGACATGCTGCGCGGCAAGGTGCGCGAGAATGCCGATGTCATGGTGATGCATCCGGCCGAGGTGCAACTGCATTTCCCGAAACTGCGATCCAAGGCCAATTGCGTCATGGACGGCGAGTTGCTGCCGCTCGAACGCGACGTTTCGATCCGGCTGCATCCGGGCGAGTTGAAGGTTCTCGTCAAACAGGGTCTCGCCGCGCAGGTGGATGCAGCCGAACGCCGCGAGCCTGCTGCGTAA
- the mgtE gene encoding magnesium transporter → MNINRFPLRAGHAARAFINNSRGATIAERVDALNALTTQDAGRVLSGMPLDYAVNILDRPELRNAAQILALISAEDAARLLHGMSNDRVADVLLELDGETRARLFSSLDEPVRIAIQHLMGYPPRTAGGIMTTEFVSVPDSWTVAQTLDHVRQVERSRETVYAIYVLDEVSHALMHVVTLRRLITGEPDASILSVAQKGTPVSADPLMKQEDVARLIRKHDLLALPVTDEHGRVLGIVTVDDVIDTMISDTTEAAQRFGGMEALGQPYMKIGFGGMIRKRAGWLAALFLGEMLTASAMQHFEGELEKAVVLTLFIPLIMSSGGNSGSQATSLIIRALALGELKLSDWWKVLLRELPTGIVLGAILGLVGFVRIVFWQSAGLYDYGPHWQMVAITVFAALIGIVTFGSICGSMLPFLLQKLRLDPASASAPFVATLVDVTGLVIYFSVALLILSGTLL, encoded by the coding sequence ATGAACATCAATCGCTTCCCACTCCGGGCAGGCCATGCCGCCCGTGCCTTCATCAACAACAGCCGCGGCGCAACGATCGCCGAACGCGTCGACGCGTTGAATGCGCTGACCACCCAGGACGCCGGCCGCGTGCTGTCAGGCATGCCGCTCGACTATGCCGTCAATATTCTCGACCGGCCGGAGCTTCGCAACGCCGCACAGATCCTGGCGCTGATCAGTGCCGAGGATGCCGCACGGCTGTTGCACGGCATGTCCAACGACCGTGTCGCCGACGTGCTGCTCGAACTCGACGGCGAGACCCGGGCTCGGCTGTTTTCCAGCCTCGACGAGCCGGTGCGCATCGCGATCCAGCACCTGATGGGTTATCCGCCACGCACGGCCGGCGGCATCATGACGACGGAGTTCGTCAGCGTGCCCGACAGCTGGACCGTCGCCCAGACGCTCGACCATGTGCGCCAGGTCGAACGCTCGCGCGAGACCGTCTATGCAATCTACGTGCTCGACGAGGTGAGCCATGCGCTGATGCATGTGGTGACGCTGCGCCGCCTGATCACCGGCGAGCCTGATGCTTCCATCCTCTCGGTGGCGCAGAAGGGCACGCCGGTCTCTGCCGACCCGCTGATGAAGCAGGAGGACGTCGCCCGGCTGATCCGCAAGCACGACCTGCTCGCTTTGCCGGTCACCGACGAACATGGGCGGGTGCTCGGCATCGTCACCGTCGACGACGTGATCGATACGATGATATCGGACACGACAGAAGCGGCCCAGAGGTTCGGCGGCATGGAAGCGCTCGGCCAGCCCTACATGAAGATCGGCTTTGGCGGCATGATCCGCAAGCGCGCCGGCTGGCTCGCCGCCCTCTTCCTCGGCGAGATGCTGACGGCAAGCGCCATGCAGCATTTCGAGGGCGAGCTGGAAAAGGCTGTGGTGCTGACGCTGTTCATCCCGCTGATCATGAGCTCGGGCGGCAATTCCGGTTCGCAGGCGACCTCGCTGATCATCCGGGCCCTGGCGCTCGGCGAGCTGAAGCTGTCGGACTGGTGGAAGGTGCTGTTGCGCGAATTGCCGACCGGCATCGTGCTCGGCGCGATCCTCGGCCTCGTCGGCTTCGTCCGCATCGTCTTCTGGCAGTCGGCCGGGCTCTATGATTACGGCCCGCATTGGCAGATGGTCGCCATCACGGTGTTCGCCGCCCTGATCGGGATCGTCACCTTCGGCTCGATCTGCGGCTCGATGCTGCCCTTCCTGCTACAGAAGCTCCGGCTCGATCCGGCCAGCGCTTCCGCCCCCTTCGTCGCCACGCTGGTCGACGTCACCGGGCTCGTCATCTACTTCTCGGTGGCGCTGCTCATCCTTAGCGGGACGCTGCTGTAG
- a CDS encoding MFS transporter: MSEITVNDSIDSEDEGLPSATTVTLVQLALACGGFGIGTGEFAIMGLLPNVADTFSVTTPQAGYVISAYALGVVIGAPVIAVLAAKMARRTLLLTLMLIFAAGNILSAMAPTFESFTLLRFVSGLPHGAYFGVAALVAASMVPVHRRARAVGRVMLGLTLATLLGTPLTTFFGQSLDWQVAFFSVGVLGLLTVALIWFYVPKDRVSEEASFSRELGAFRRPQVWLTLGIAAVGYGGMFAMFSYIASTTTQVAMLPETAVPIMLVLFGVGMNAGNFIGSWLADKSLLGTIGGSLVYNIVVLTTFSLTAANPYMLGLSVFLVGCGFAAGPALQTRLMDVAADAQTLAAASNHSAFNIANAIGAWLGGLVIAWGFGFAATGYVGAGLSFLGLFVFAASVRLERRSRSAQAA, from the coding sequence GTGAGTGAGATTACCGTCAATGATTCCATCGACAGCGAGGATGAAGGGCTGCCGTCGGCAACAACCGTGACGCTGGTGCAGCTGGCGCTCGCCTGCGGCGGCTTCGGCATCGGCACCGGTGAATTCGCGATCATGGGGCTCTTGCCCAATGTCGCAGACACTTTCTCGGTGACGACACCGCAAGCCGGCTACGTCATCAGCGCCTATGCGCTCGGCGTCGTCATCGGCGCGCCCGTCATCGCCGTGCTCGCGGCGAAAATGGCGCGTCGGACGCTGCTGCTGACGCTGATGCTGATTTTTGCCGCCGGCAATATATTAAGCGCCATGGCGCCGACCTTCGAAAGTTTCACGCTGCTGCGTTTCGTCAGCGGCCTGCCGCATGGCGCCTATTTCGGCGTCGCGGCGCTTGTCGCCGCCTCGATGGTGCCGGTGCATCGCCGCGCGCGAGCGGTCGGCCGCGTCATGCTCGGCCTGACGCTTGCCACACTTCTCGGCACGCCCTTGACGACATTCTTCGGCCAGTCGCTCGACTGGCAGGTGGCGTTTTTCTCGGTCGGCGTGCTCGGCCTGCTGACGGTGGCGCTGATCTGGTTCTACGTTCCCAAGGACCGGGTTTCCGAAGAGGCGAGCTTCTCACGCGAACTCGGCGCCTTCCGCCGCCCGCAAGTGTGGCTGACGCTCGGCATTGCCGCCGTCGGTTACGGCGGCATGTTTGCGATGTTCAGCTATATCGCCTCGACGACAACACAAGTGGCGATGCTGCCGGAAACAGCCGTTCCGATCATGCTGGTGCTCTTCGGCGTCGGCATGAATGCCGGCAATTTCATCGGTTCGTGGCTCGCCGACAAATCGCTGCTCGGCACGATCGGCGGCTCGCTCGTCTATAATATCGTCGTGCTGACCACCTTTTCGCTGACCGCTGCCAATCCCTATATGCTCGGCCTCTCGGTCTTCCTCGTCGGCTGCGGTTTTGCCGCCGGCCCGGCGCTGCAGACGCGGCTGATGGATGTCGCCGCCGATGCGCAGACGCTGGCCGCCGCCTCAAACCATTCCGCTTTCAACATCGCCAATGCGATCGGCGCCTGGCTCGGCGGCCTCGTCATCGCCTGGGGTTTTGGTTTTGCGGCAACCGGTTATGTCGGCGCGGGCCTCTCCTTCCTCGGCCTCTTCGTCTTTGCGGCCTCGGTGCGCCTGGAGCGCCGAAGCCGGAGCGCGCAGGCGGCCTAA
- a CDS encoding Lrp/AsnC family transcriptional regulator, translating into MPNLDKFDIAILKCLQEDARATNVEIAEKVNLSPSPCLRRIRNLERSGIIRGYTADIDRKEVGLGLTVFVEFKVVHHSRENSEAQQKALLAIPEIVSCFLISGTADFLAEVVVEDLAAYERLLTETLLTLPNVSDIRSNFAIRSIKTHGPLKLPEGR; encoded by the coding sequence ATGCCAAACCTCGATAAATTCGATATCGCCATCCTGAAGTGCCTGCAGGAGGATGCCCGGGCTACCAATGTCGAGATTGCCGAGAAGGTGAACCTGTCGCCGTCACCCTGCCTGCGCCGCATCCGCAATCTCGAACGCTCCGGTATCATCCGTGGCTACACGGCCGATATCGACCGCAAGGAGGTCGGGCTCGGCCTGACCGTCTTCGTCGAATTCAAGGTCGTCCATCACAGCCGCGAGAATTCCGAGGCGCAGCAGAAGGCGCTGCTCGCCATCCCCGAGATCGTTTCCTGCTTCCTGATTTCGGGTACGGCCGATTTCCTCGCCGAAGTGGTGGTGGAGGATCTCGCCGCCTACGAGCGGCTTCTGACGGAAACGCTGCTGACCCTGCCGAATGTCAGCGACATCCGCTCCAACTTCGCCATCCGCAGCATCAAGACGCACGGGCCGTTGAAGCTGCCTGAGGGACGATGA